A stretch of Carya illinoinensis cultivar Pawnee chromosome 14, C.illinoinensisPawnee_v1, whole genome shotgun sequence DNA encodes these proteins:
- the LOC122293373 gene encoding inactive protein RESTRICTED TEV MOVEMENT 2-like, whose amino-acid sequence MDAKPRAVDRVYEDFEPQTEWAREERFDTLIVLLPGFSKEQLRIQITASQDLRVSGERPLGNNKWQRFQKILSIPPDVVTNEITAKFEGGTLYIIHPKAITPAKPQEHAKLPPKSQEKFKSEKQFAQKSDQGHAKQEVPSKASSDERTNGKPVAQTTTYTTRKTSKKEEANNTTGKTSVAALANSVPQNVPEKKKELHSTDGKSTTMEDANMTLRKKLEKEEPIYSNNKKSTAVDSETKNGSLEEIKNVSNAGSDKKHEGTLGDSIENATKMDKGSISSGKSSMENLKQVARGLVLEVKQPKKLINFVVAALLALVLLLYLKKATKPLGGSKSQF is encoded by the exons ATGGATGCCAAGCCTCGTGCTGTTGATCGTGTTTATGAGGATTTTGAACCTCAAACGGAGTGGGCTAGAGAGGAGCGATTCGATACTCTAATTGTCCTGCTACCAG GTTTTAGCAAGGAACAATTAAGAATTCAAATAACTGCATCTCAGGATCTTAGGGTTAGCGGCGAACGCCCGCTTGGCAACAACAAATGGCAGCGTTTCCAAAAGATATTATCCATCCCACCAGATGTGGTAACCAATGAAATCACTGCAAAGTTTGAAGGAGGCACGCTTTACATTATACACCCGAAAGCGATCACTCCGGCCAAACCACAAGAACATGCAAAACTACCTCCAAAGTCACAAGAAAAGTTCAAAAGTGAGAAACAATTTGCTCAAAAGAGTGATCAAGGACATGCTAAGCAAGAAGTTCCTTCAAAGGCCAGTTCGGATGAACGTACGAATGGGAAACCTGTTGCACAAACAACTACTTACACTACTCGAAAGACATCCAAGAAAGAGGAGGCAAACAATACAACTGGGAAGACTAGCGTTGCAGCACTTGCTAACAGTGTTCCTCAAAATGTaccagagaagaagaaggaactGCACAGTACAGATGGTAAAAGTACCACAATGGAGGATGCCAATATGACTTTAAGAAAGAAACTAGAGAAGGAAGAACCCATCTATTCAAATAACAAGAAGAGCACAGCAGTGGATTCAGAGACTAAAAATGGTTCAttggaagaaattaaaaatgtcTCCAACGCAGGAAGTGATAAAAAGCATGAGGGTACTCTTGGCGACTCAATCGAGAATGCTACAAAGATGGACAAAGGATCAATTTCTAGTGGTAAATCTAGCATGGAGAATTTAAAGCAAGTTGCTAGGGGTTTAGTTTTGGAGGTGAAGCAGCCAAAGAAATTGATTAACTTTGTTGTGGCTGCATTACTTGCTTTGGTGCTCCTACTCTATCTCAAAAAGGCAACGAAGCCTTTGGGAGGATCTAAAAGCCAATTCTAG